The following proteins are encoded in a genomic region of Asterias amurensis chromosome 5, ASM3211899v1:
- the LOC139937478 gene encoding synaptic vesicle glycoprotein 2B-like yields MASSRRYDQEIRFDGRNEDDDQDEVEIYSVSGRRSRRGADRRGMQASRFGATDEDIELQLHPNQNSVKRVKSTHELGPSAYQTAMEQRNPSGSQERAEELDEAMERLLELVGFGKLQWLMLIVCGWGMVYGSVQLGFIGYLLPDIARDLCLTDESTGWLRGSVFIGVIFVSIIWGCAADLGSRRKTLSVCLIISGVSTAMAACFARSHTALLVFLVIASLGTGGVISIPFAYLTEFVPRRIAHKTVCALLTFTVIGAMLTPIVTTTFASSLTDGDFARSPFANWRIFCLVTSLFPVVSAVLLPTLLPDSPYLLAEKRKWTETIQVLTQAYSYNRGNSHLEMFKDRANGLYLLKRHTRDRQSFAPSTKLQKCARKLYLGCKNITSLMDKNAFILATSAFAFAFGYCSWTLWLSDFITAEGISSNASVSANSILSDETIGGTLQTHFFINTTFQNVSFSSILLRGVSYTDCSFVGGSSFERVVSEATSFNRCTFVSTVFTDTDLQPRQFVSSEFVNASFRGTGKGCAVDVPFAPVTAYWQIMFGHSGGLLGLLLSVFITRLIDTRLLFMYGTLVTAVTIVFGFFPLTGWTAAVRQFVLQFGGFASCSALIVQVLLSFPTHKKVTCLGLVLSVVTTGGLLGFMAVVVLPQVADVIVTASLLLVGVLCSCCFQRHSLE; encoded by the exons ATGGCGTCTAGCCGCCGTTATGATCAGGAGATCAGATTTGACGGGAGGAACGAAGACGATGATCAGGATGAGGTGGAGATTTACTCCGTGAGTGGACGACGGAGCAGGCGGGGTGCAGATAGGCGGGGGATGCAAGCCTCTCGTTTCGGGGCCACGGATGAGGACATCGAGTTACAACTTCATCCAAACCAAAACTCCGTAAAGCGAGTCAAGTCGACCCATGAACTTGGTCCCTCTGCCTACCAGACGGCAATGGAGCAAAGGAATCCTTCGGGGTCGCAGGAGAGAGCTGAAGAACTAGATGAAGCCATGGAGAGACTGCTAGAGCTTGTTGGATTCGGGAAGTTGCAATGGCTGATGCTGATTGTGTGCGGCTGGGGGATGGTCTACGGTAGTGTCCAGTTGGGGTTCATCGGGTATTTGCTGCCGGACATTGCACGGGATTTATGTCTGACCGATGAGTCCACTGGATGGTTGA GAGGCTCCGTGTTTATTGGAGTGATATTTGTGAGCATCATCTGGGGATGCGCTGCCGATCTTGGTAGCAGACGGAAAACCCTGAGTGTGTGTCTGATTATAAGCGGAGTCTCCACGGCAATGGCAGCGTGCTTCGCCCGGAGTCACACGGCTCTGCTGGTGTTTCTTGTCATCGCAAGTCTTGG AACCGGCGGTGTAATCTCGATCCCCTTCGCCTATTTGACTGAGTTTGTACCGAGACGAATTGCACATAAGACGGTGTGTGCTCTTCTTACATTCACGGTCATCGGCGCCATGTTAACTCCAATTGTAACTACAACATTTGCCTCAAGTTTGACAGACG GAGACTTTGCTCGCAGCCCATTCGCGAACTGGCGTATCTTCTGTTTAGTGACGTCATTGTTTCCTGTGGTATCGGCCGTACTTCTCCCAACACTCCTCCCCGACAGTCCATATCTACTAGCAGAG AAAAGGAAATGGACAGAGACTATCCAGGTTTTGACGCAGGCGTACTCGTACAACCGCGGTAACTCGCACCTTGAAATGTTTAAAGACAGG GCCAATGGGCTGTATCTGCTAAAACGGCATACCAGGGACCGACAGTCATTCGCTCCAAGCACAAAACTTCAGAAATGCGCCAGAAAGTTATATTTA GGTTGTAAAAATATTACGTCTCTCATGGACAAAAACGCATTTATCTTGGCGACCAGTGCCTTCGCTTTTGCATTCGG GTATTGCTCCTGGACGTTGTGGCTATCGGATTTCATAACGGCCGAGGGTATCTCATCTAACGCCAGCGTCTCGGCAAACAGCATACTAAGCGACGAAACCATTGGAGGAACTCTACAGACTCATTTCTTCATCAACACAACATTCCAGAATGTCTCTTTCTCGAGCATCCTCTTGAGGGGCGTGTCCTACACCGATTGCTCTTTCGTCGGGGGGAGCTCATTCGAGAGGGTCGTCAGCGAAGCCACCTCGTTCAACCGCTGCACGTTCGTCAGTACGGTGTTCACAGACACGGACCTCCAGCCGCGGCAGTTCGTGAGCAGCGAGTTCGTCAACGCCTCGTTCCGGGGTACGGGGAAGGGTTGCGCCGTGGATGTACCTTTTGCCCCCGTGACGGCGTACTGGCAGATAATGTTCGGCCACAGTGGGGGCCTGCTTGGTCTTCTACTGTCGGTATTCATTACGCGACTGATTGACACTAGACTACTTTTCA TGTACGGCACTCTTGTGACTGCAGTGACCATCGTCTTCGGTTTCTTTCCCCTCACGGGCTGGACGGCTGCCGTGCGCCAGTTTGTACTTCAGTTCGGTGGATTTGCCTCCTGTAGCGCCCTCATCGTTCAAGTGCTACTGTCGTTTCCAACACACAAGAA
- the LOC139937515 gene encoding uncharacterized protein codes for MATEEVVTVVTDIKGVSVATNDVFRNCSDLPDEIMLYHVLPLMSIREVNTCKLVCKKWQHYVTSYIKRLKVIDLTQWDCMVTEDLLLGIVKYATNVRELRLDVCWRAVTDTSITAAAKVCHNLRVFAASRCGNLTDNAIVTLAEMCPHLEELDLSSCYGISDEAVCGLADNAKNLKELHMSSVYGVTDYGVSQLAFKCSLLQNLDVSYCNVVSNIGLQAFLNKEGPLALTELRVKNCHKVTYPMIFKLMEAGVAVNNMF; via the exons ATGGCAACAGAAGAGGTAGTAACTGTGGTGACTGATATTAAGGGAGTATCCGTGGCAACAAATGATGTTTTTAGAAACTGTTCTGATCTCCCGGATGAGATCATGCTGTATCACGTCTTGCCACTGATGTCCATACGCGAAGTGAACACCTGCAAGCTCGTCTGCAAGAAGTGGCAGCATTACGTGACCTCTTACATCAAGAGGTTAAAGGTCATTGACCTGACGCAGTGGGACTGTATGGTAACTGAGGACCTGCTTTTGGGGATCGTGAAATATGCAACGAATGTACGGGAACTGAG GTTAGACGTATGTTGGAGAGCTGTAACAGACACCAGCATCACCGCCGCTGCCAAAGTCTGTCACAATCTGAGGGTTTTTGCCGCGAGTAGATGTGGGAATCTGACAGACAATGCCATCGTTACTTTGGCTGAGATGTGTCCCCATCTAGAGGAGCTGGATCTCAGCAGCTGCTACGGG ATTAGCGATGAGGCTGTTTGTGGGTTAGCCGATAACGCCAAGAACTTGAAAGAGCTTCACATGAGCAGTGTCTACGGCGTGACAGACTACGGAGTCAGCCAGCTGGCCTTCAAGTGCTCGCTACTTCAGAATCTTGACGTGAGCTACTGCAACGTAGTGAGTAACATCGGACTGCAGGCATTCCTGAACAAAGAGGGACCGCTGGCACTGACAGAGCTTCGGGTCAAGAACTGCCACAAG GTCACCTATCCAATGATTTTTAAGCTAATGGAGGCAGGAGTGGCTGTCAACAATATGTTCTGA
- the LOC139937516 gene encoding ribulose-phosphate 3-epimerase-like — translation MPAHYECMIGPSILNSDLSVLADECQRVLDSGADYLHLDVMDGHFVPNLTFGHPVVQCLRKKIQTAFFDMHMMVADPEKWIQPMADAGANQYTFHIEATDKPKDVIRLIKEAGMKAGIGVKPKTPIDVVLPYVEEADMILVMTVEPGFGGQKFMEDMMPKVEKLRSMYQSLDIEVDGGLGPATIDMAAKAGANMIVSGSAIMKSDNQRQVINTLRTSVNEHIQRANLNR, via the exons ATGCCGGCGCACTATGAGTGCATGATTGGTCCATCCATCCTGAACTCTGACCTCTCTGTATTGGCAGATGAGTGCCAGCGAGTTCTCGACAGTGGGGCCGATTACCTCCACTTGGATGTCATGGACGG aCATTTTGTACCCAACCTCACATTTGGCCATCCCGTTGTGCAGTGCTTGCGAAAGAAAATTCAAACAGCATTCTTTG acatGCACATGATGGTAGCAGATCCAGAAAAG TGGATTCAGCCGATGGCTGATGCAGGTGCCAACCAGTACACATTCCACATTGAAGCGACCGACAAACCAAAGGATGTGATCAGGCTAATCAAAGAAGCTGGCATGAAG gCAGGAATTGGTGTAAAGCCGAAGACGCCTATCGATGTAGTCCTCCCTTATGTTGAAGAAGCAGACATGATCCTAGTCATGACCGTAGAACCAGGATTCGGCGGACAAAAGTTCATGGAAGACATGATGCCAAAG GTTGAGAAGCTGCGCAGCATGTACCAGTCTCTAGACATTGAGGTGGACGGTGGTTTGGGACCTGCCACCATTGACATGGCAGCTAAG GCGGGGGCAAATATGATCGTATCAGGCAGCGCTATTATGAAGAGTGACAACCAACGACAGGTCATTAACACGCTACGGACGTCGGTTAACGAGCACATACAACGGGCAAACCTCAACAGataa